The Haloplanus salinarum genome includes a region encoding these proteins:
- a CDS encoding extracellular solute-binding protein: MSQETIDRRRFIRATGAAATVTALAGCSGGGGGGGGDGGDGGSESTPPGEDVEPADSIQYVGENTPPTKALRSITDRFTEETGIEVEYTLQPLLNYTETVASDLTSEAGNYDAMYVDPYNIGAPYYTDLEPLNAYIEDNDYDYEDHIEIHRIACSEYEGDGTIRGLPYDCPTILLAYRGDVFDEYGDQATSDLGFEAEPNPDMTWSQYMEVAKWINENVPDDVVEYGTGHMAKQHQSLANEFEMIQWSFGGTQLEGFDGKDPILPDDISAGFTDDASIEAAEFYQELVTEVAAPGSTTWNWSGVAEAFAGGNLAMAPEWHEFNGMFADPEASDVADSVRWTLAPTGPAENRNVQAHYGGSSVGINRHISPEKKKAAWMFIEWATSEEVQTELLKQAGGTPTRQSVYDRSEVEEASQMPASESPMPNVVPPILEGWDLDNVGQRPHHPDWLQLEEVIYSEGSAMVSGDQSAEATMQDCADGFSNIL, encoded by the coding sequence AGACCATTGACAGGCGTCGGTTTATTCGAGCGACAGGTGCCGCGGCGACCGTCACGGCCCTCGCGGGCTGTTCGGGCGGTGGCGGCGGTGGCGGTGGCGACGGTGGCGACGGTGGCAGCGAAAGCACACCGCCCGGCGAGGACGTCGAACCGGCCGACAGTATCCAGTACGTCGGGGAGAACACCCCGCCGACGAAGGCGCTGCGGTCCATCACGGACCGGTTCACCGAGGAGACGGGCATCGAGGTGGAGTACACGCTCCAGCCCCTCCTGAACTACACGGAGACGGTCGCGAGCGACCTCACCAGCGAGGCGGGCAACTACGACGCGATGTACGTCGACCCGTACAACATCGGGGCGCCGTACTACACCGACCTCGAACCGCTCAACGCGTATATCGAGGACAACGACTACGACTACGAGGACCACATCGAGATTCACCGCATCGCGTGCTCGGAGTACGAGGGCGACGGGACCATCAGGGGACTCCCCTACGACTGCCCGACCATCCTGCTCGCCTACCGCGGCGACGTCTTCGACGAGTACGGCGACCAGGCCACCAGCGACCTCGGGTTCGAAGCCGAACCGAACCCCGACATGACCTGGTCGCAGTACATGGAGGTCGCGAAGTGGATCAACGAGAACGTCCCGGACGACGTGGTCGAGTACGGGACGGGCCACATGGCCAAACAGCACCAGTCGCTGGCCAACGAGTTCGAGATGATCCAGTGGTCCTTCGGCGGGACGCAACTGGAGGGGTTCGACGGCAAGGATCCCATCCTTCCCGACGACATCTCGGCCGGGTTCACCGACGACGCCTCCATCGAGGCCGCCGAGTTCTACCAGGAACTGGTGACCGAGGTCGCCGCCCCCGGGAGTACGACCTGGAACTGGTCGGGGGTCGCCGAGGCCTTCGCCGGCGGCAACCTGGCGATGGCCCCGGAGTGGCACGAGTTCAACGGCATGTTCGCCGACCCCGAGGCGAGCGACGTGGCCGACTCGGTCCGGTGGACGCTCGCCCCCACGGGGCCGGCCGAGAATCGGAACGTCCAGGCTCACTACGGCGGGAGTAGCGTCGGCATCAACCGACACATCAGCCCGGAGAAGAAGAAGGCCGCGTGGATGTTCATCGAGTGGGCGACCTCCGAGGAGGTTCAGACCGAACTCCTCAAGCAGGCCGGCGGGACGCCGACCCGGCAGTCGGTCTACGACCGGAGCGAGGTCGAGGAGGCGAGCCAGATGCCCGCCTCCGAGAGCCCGATGCCCAACGTCGTGCCCCCCATCCTGGAGGGCTGGGACCTCGACAACGTCGGTCAGCGGCCCCACCATCCCGACTGGCTCCAGCTGGAGGAAGTCATCTACTCCGAGGGCTCCGCGATGGTCTCCGGCGACCAGTCGGCGGAGGCGACGATGCAGGACTGCGCCGACGGCTTCAGCAACATCCTGTAG